The genomic segment ATGACATACTGGCGTTGAGAGCTTCAGACCTGGGTGTTTTATCAATCCAGCAGACAGGTATGTGCATGGAAAAGCTTTCTTCAGAAGCCGATATCATCATCACTGATATCAAACAGATCATCAAAATAATAAACGAAATGAAACAATAGTTTTCAGAGATATCCCAGCGCATCCTCAATGCGCCCCATCTCATGCCCTGTGGTTTCCCTGCCTACAACATATCCTTTTGAATTAGCCAGCAGTCCCGACCCGACCAGCGGAGAACCCAGATTCACTGTCCCGATATCCACATGAAGTGAAAATATCTCATCCAGCCTATCAAGTTCGAATTTGCTGGCCCTGGGATGTACCAGTACCCCTTTATTGGTTACAGTAGCGGCCATCCCCACAGTATTGAGTCCGCCGATAGTGCCCCTATACACTTCCACGTCCAGGAATTCACCGATCTCTTCCACGGCCCGGTCTGGCATATTAGGATTTACAAGGGCTGCAGTATCATTCGCAAGTATATTATTACCTGCTGCCGTGAGAATGCCCTCCAGCCGTTTAACACGCACATATTTCCCGATCTCTTTTAGTTCAGCATCATTTACTCTTTTAGATATTAAGTGCCCGTTACTGTTCCCACAACACATACAACCTATAATGCTGCTCCCGTCTATAGATGTGGGAATTACATCCACATCCAGGGCACCCCCAATTACCTGTTTGAACTGCCTGTCTGCTTCCCTTGGTAATAAGATAAAATCCTCGGTGCACCTGGCATATACACCGAGGACCGAATTACCTCTAAAATTGGTCTGGTTAGCCATTTATAAAAAAAGTGATTATATCCTTAAAAAAAAGGACATTGTCAATTTCACTCGGCAGCGAGCTCGGCTTCCACGACCCCATCTTCGAACTTCATGGTCTTGACCCTGATCTTCGATGGTGGTTTCTCTGATCCACGATCCCATATTTTTTCACTGATTTCAGGATTCATCCTGATCAATTTCCTGTCAGTTTTCGTATGCCGCTCAAGATACCTGAAAACCTCACTCACTGCTTTCTTGCTGCGCTGCCAGCGGGGCACATACTTTACTGCCCTGAGTGGAATCGTATAAACCTGCTCTTCACCTGTATCTACCATGTTGTTCACCCTTTATCCAATATTCAGACTGCTGCGTCTCCAGTGCCGGCGTTTAGGATGAGTCACTACAGCCCTGTTAGTTTTGATTATGGCCCATGATGGGACCCTATGATTTTGGTTATGGGCTTTAGCCAGCCTTATCTTCTTACCTTTTGATTTTTTACTCATATTAACACACCTTCATTGATTATTGAGATATTATAAATATTTCCTGTCTGTTACGCGTGATTGTATATGTCCTGGAAATAAACGCTCCACCATACTATCACCTTCGTTATATTGTTTTCGTATAAATGACCTGAGTTCTACTTCATAATCAGCCTTTTCTACACTGTCACTTTCTCCCTGTACAACCTGTAGATGGGCGTCCACCAAAACATCAACCGCAGACCGGCCGTAGCCTGAAAGCGGACGGATATACTTGATATTGTGCCTGTCTTCCAGGCTTCTCACCTGCGCAGGGGAAAGCATAGGCACCCTATCATCCCGGCGCGTGCCGTCGGCCACGATAGTAGTGTCCGGTGTTGAACACACGGCTTCAAGTGCGCTCTGGTGAAGATAGTTGATCGCTCGTCCGGGAAACCCGTCTTCAGCCAACATTGCAGCAGCTTCTTCGATCAGGGAAGACTGTAGCATTATCACATTGTGGGGGAATCCAAGCCTGGATGCAGATTGACGTGCGAATTCATGCGTGGGCACAATACCGAAATTGATAGTTACAAGTTCCACATCGAAAAATGGTTCCAGCAGGATAGCTGCAAGGGAACTGTCCTTGCCGCTACTGAACAATACACAAGCCTTCATTTCCGGGTTATGCTCATCTCACGTTTTTTGGGTTGTAATTGAAATAAGAGATTTTTCAATTTAGCATCATCTATCTTATCCTGCAACCTACCCGATTGTCCCAGTCCAACAAGCTGTGCCTCCACACTTTGCACAAGTTCAGGCTTTGTCATCCTTAATGTATTCAATCGCTCCCTAGCTTCGGGTGTCAGGATTGAGCGTAAGATGGCCTGTTTCCTTGCTTCCATTTCGGCCATGGCCTGTTCTTGCTGGGCAGCAGCCTGTGGATCTGGCATTTGTGCCTGTTGCTGCTTTAACAATTCCATTTTTCGACGTCTAATAGCTTCCAGTTCATCTTCAGCCATCACACAACCTCCTGAAAATAATTCTATTCGGGATTACCTAATATTTATCAATACCAGGGTATTGCTCCAGCAATCCTGACTTTGCCTCATATGCAATATTATCAAGTAAGGACTGACCCTTTGGAGTAATTACCCGGCCTTTCTTCACAGATTTGACAAAACCCGCACTTTCAAGCTGTTGAAGTGCTGCCCTTATAACAGAACCGCTACCTCTTGCGTGATGTGGGGATGCTGAGCCCTTGCGCATCTTTCCGCCGTAAAAGCTCCTGAGCCTTGAAACACCGGTAGGACCATCAATGTAAATCCGGCGTACTATTGATGCACACCTGGTGTACCACCAATCCTGGTCCATTGGAGACAGTTCCTTGTGGACACCGGTCTTAACCTGTGATCCCCAATCAGGGGCTTGTACGAAATTTTCATCTTTAAGTTTCTGTGCTACATTCTTAATCAGTATATCTGCAGGAATATCATACACTGTTGTCATTATTATCCTCCATATTCATGAGATGATATTAGTAATTTATTACAAATCAAGATTATTATTGAAATCAAGATCATTATAGGGGCTTTCATTATGCAGATAAGGTTGATTAATCTATCGGCTAATATCGCATCTCTTAATAATTTTTTAATTTTGTTTTCGTATCGGAAAGTATATACTTTCCGGCAGGTTTGAAAAATGCGAACGATGTGAGCATTTCCTTAAGTTGGACCTAATGAGGGATATTGCCCGGAGATACTGGATTGTAATCTACTTTCAACATCCCATACTATTTCATACCAAAAAATATGACTATTCTACCAATGATTTATATTGTTCAAATGTATAGATAGATAAGAATTAATATGAAAGCCGTAATACTTGGAGCGGGAGAAGGATTGAGATGCCGCCCCCTTACACTCACCAGATCAAAGGTAATGTTGCCTGTGGCAAACAAGCCAATCCTGGAACATATTATTGATGCTCTTTTCAAATGCAGTATTAATGACATAATTATGGTCGTAGGATACAAAAAAGAGCGAATAATGGATCATTTTCGGGATGGAGTGGATTTTGGGGTAAATATTACTTATGTAGAGCAAAAAGGCCAGATCGGCACTGCACATGCCATAAAACAGGTGTCGTCCCATGTGGATGATGCATTCATAGTCCTAAATGGTGATAATATTATAGAAGCTGGTACTATATCTGATATCCTTGCCGGTAGATCTGGTGATGTGACTATACTGACCGTTGTCAGAGAGCATACTGAAGGATATGGTGTAGTGGTCTCTGAAAAAAACAAAGTGATGAATATCATCGAAAAGACAACAGAAGACCTGAGCCATAATGTGAATACCGGGACATATATTTTTAATCCTGATATTTTTGATTACATAGAAGCAACCTCTATTTCCGAGACTGGTGAGTATGCCATCACCGATACTATCCAGCAGATGATCGACGACGGTAAGAACGTTAACATGGTCCATTCAGAAGCCATGTGGCTGGATGCCGTACATTCCTGGGATTTACTAAAGGCAAATGCCTATCTGCTTGATCGGTTCGAACCTACAGTAAATGACTGCACAATCGAAGAAGGAGCTGTGGTCAGGGGTAGAGTAAGCATAGGTCAGGATACAGTCATTCATCCAGGTTCGTTTATCCTTGGGCCTGTAGTAATAGGAAAAAATTGCGAGATCGGTCCGAATGCAGTAGTACTTCCTTCAACTACCATTGGTAATTATTCAATTATTGAGCCGTCAGCCCTGATAAAGAACAGCATAATAATGCACGATGTCAGGGTGGGTGCATTTTCATATATATCTAATTCAATACTCGGTGCCCACAACAGTATAGGTTCCCATTTCATTACTGAAACAAAAGAGAATTTTTTTATCGAAATGAAAGGCATTCTTCACATAGCTGCCAAACTTGGTACCGTAATCGGTGACGGAAACAACATCAAACACAAGGTTTTAACCGAACCTGGCAAAATGATATCCACTGGATGCAGTATTGCATCCGGGGTAAATGTTTCCAGGTATATACCCAGGAACTCAAAAGTATTCTGAATTCTAAATGGACTGAGCAAATAATGTGCGGAATCGTAGGATATATAGGGGAGGGAGATACTGTAAATATCCTTTTAGAATCCCTCAGGAAGCTGGAATACAGGGGATATGATTCTGCCGGTATGGCTATTATTGATGATGAAGGAAAAGCAAGGATATTCAAGATAGAAGGAGAGATATCAAAACTCGAATCAATCATTCCAGGAATTTCATCCCGTGTGGGTATAGGTCATACCAGGTGGGCCACCCACGGAAGACCAACAACCCAAAATGCACATCCACATTGTTCAGGTGAAATCTGCGTGGTGCACAATGGGATCATAGAGAACTACCAGGAACTGAAAGCTGAATTGATTTCAGAGGGGTTTGTTTTCA from the ANME-2 cluster archaeon genome contains:
- a CDS encoding alpha hydrolase — protein: MKACVLFSSGKDSSLAAILLEPFFDVELVTINFGIVPTHEFARQSASRLGFPHNVIMLQSSLIEEAAAMLAEDGFPGRAINYLHQSALEAVCSTPDTTIVADGTRRDDRVPMLSPAQVRSLEDRHNIKYIRPLSGYGRSAVDVLVDAHLQVVQGESDSVEKADYEVELRSFIRKQYNEGDSMVERLFPGHIQSRVTDRKYL
- a CDS encoding translation initiation factor IF-6, encoding MANQTNFRGNSVLGVYARCTEDFILLPREADRQFKQVIGGALDVDVIPTSIDGSSIIGCMCCGNSNGHLISKRVNDAELKEIGKYVRVKRLEGILTAAGNNILANDTAALVNPNMPDRAVEEIGEFLDVEVYRGTIGGLNTVGMAATVTNKGVLVHPRASKFELDRLDEIFSLHVDIGTVNLGSPLVGSGLLANSKGYVVGRETTGHEMGRIEDALGYL
- a CDS encoding 50S ribosomal protein L39e, with translation MSKKSKGKKIRLAKAHNQNHRVPSWAIIKTNRAVVTHPKRRHWRRSSLNIG
- a CDS encoding NTP transferase domain-containing protein; its protein translation is MKAVILGAGEGLRCRPLTLTRSKVMLPVANKPILEHIIDALFKCSINDIIMVVGYKKERIMDHFRDGVDFGVNITYVEQKGQIGTAHAIKQVSSHVDDAFIVLNGDNIIEAGTISDILAGRSGDVTILTVVREHTEGYGVVVSEKNKVMNIIEKTTEDLSHNVNTGTYIFNPDIFDYIEATSISETGEYAITDTIQQMIDDGKNVNMVHSEAMWLDAVHSWDLLKANAYLLDRFEPTVNDCTIEEGAVVRGRVSIGQDTVIHPGSFILGPVVIGKNCEIGPNAVVLPSTTIGNYSIIEPSALIKNSIIMHDVRVGAFSYISNSILGAHNSIGSHFITETKENFFIEMKGILHIAAKLGTVIGDGNNIKHKVLTEPGKMISTGCSIASGVNVSRYIPRNSKVF
- a CDS encoding 50S ribosomal protein L31e — encoded protein: MVDTGEEQVYTIPLRAVKYVPRWQRSKKAVSEVFRYLERHTKTDRKLIRMNPEISEKIWDRGSEKPPSKIRVKTMKFEDGVVEAELAAE
- a CDS encoding 30S ribosomal protein S19e, which encodes MTTVYDIPADILIKNVAQKLKDENFVQAPDWGSQVKTGVHKELSPMDQDWWYTRCASIVRRIYIDGPTGVSRLRSFYGGKMRKGSASPHHARGSGSVIRAALQQLESAGFVKSVKKGRVITPKGQSLLDNIAYEAKSGLLEQYPGIDKY
- a CDS encoding DNA-binding protein, with the protein product MAEDELEAIRRRKMELLKQQQAQMPDPQAAAQQEQAMAEMEARKQAILRSILTPEARERLNTLRMTKPELVQSVEAQLVGLGQSGRLQDKIDDAKLKNLLFQLQPKKREMSITRK